The Rubripirellula reticaptiva DNA segment TAAAGTACGCGGCAAGCAATTCCGTTCATCGAAGGATCAGAACCGTTGCGGTGCCATCGGCAAACGCCAGTCGTTAAGACCGAAATCAGTCAGCGATCAACCAGCGTTGCAGCCAACGCCAACGGAGAATCAAAACGTTTGACGCGTCGATTCACTAACGCAAAAGCCGAACGACCAATTCGCAATCGAAGGTTGAAGTGATCGCTTGTGCGAAGAAATACGCCGGACACCTGAGGGAGTATGTCGGATAACGCTAGCCGTAACCGGGTCGCGTCGAAAAAGTTTGCCATTGCCAAAACGCGCGACACGCGACTCCGGTTCACGGCATGGTTATTTGCTACCCGACGCCGAGGTCTTCGACGAAACGAGCGTTGGAAACCACCTCGTCACCGTCAACCCCAAGGATTTTCACGATTAGTGGCCGCAATTCATCAAGTATATCGTCTGATGTCCCAAGATGTAGTTGCTTGGTCGCGGCAGTGACACCGACAAGTTTCGCCGTTACATCGCCAAACGTAACCCATTCATCAGGTGGAACAATACAGAATGGAGCAGTAATCATGTGCAAGACAAAAATGCAGAATATGGCGATCGCAAGTGTAACGGGAAAAATTCGTATGTCTATTGCTATCGCGGCAATCAAGGCGGTGCCAAGCAGGGCAGCGATTGAGGTGCCAAGGATTCCTCG contains these protein-coding regions:
- a CDS encoding acyl carrier protein, which produces MGLDAVEIVMDVEDHFGITIQNAESEHIRTVGDLVALIHNRISMTQETYCPTLPAFLRLRTAVRNATADSTFRIRPRQRISDELTVQQRRDLWKRLSELLGAPPRDLRRPKILRGILGTSIAALLGTALIAAIAIDIRIFPVTLAIAIFCIFVLHMITAPFCIVPPDEWVTFGDVTAKLVGVTAATKQLHLGTSDDILDELRPLIVKILGVDGDEVVSNARFVEDLGVG